Proteins encoded in a region of the Streptomyces akebiae genome:
- a CDS encoding TetR/AcrR family transcriptional regulator yields MNSSQQRGVEPPRARGTDRSLARRAELISIGRKLFADTSYDTLSMDDIARQAHVAKGLIYYYFKSKRGYYLAIVEDSVADLITFAASGLQLPPVERVHRTIDCYLRYAEDNQAAYRTIVSGGVGFDTQVHAIRDGVREAIVATIAEGAYGRTDIEPVARMGLFGWVCAVEGATLDWIDRPELPRDTMRDLLVKMLGGSLRAIEELAPAYLAPEPARRDT; encoded by the coding sequence TTGAATAGCAGTCAACAGCGTGGAGTCGAACCGCCGCGGGCCCGCGGCACCGACCGTTCGCTGGCGCGCCGCGCCGAACTCATCTCCATCGGGCGCAAGTTGTTCGCCGACACCTCCTACGACACGTTGTCGATGGACGACATCGCGCGACAGGCGCATGTGGCCAAGGGACTGATCTACTACTACTTCAAGTCCAAGCGCGGCTACTACCTCGCGATCGTCGAGGACTCGGTGGCCGATCTGATCACGTTCGCGGCGAGTGGTCTCCAACTGCCGCCCGTGGAAAGGGTCCACCGGACCATAGACTGCTATCTGCGGTACGCGGAGGACAACCAGGCCGCCTACCGCACGATCGTCAGTGGCGGTGTCGGTTTCGACACCCAGGTGCACGCCATCCGGGACGGCGTCCGCGAGGCGATCGTCGCCACCATCGCCGAGGGCGCGTACGGCAGGACCGACATCGAACCGGTCGCCCGCATGGGCCTGTTCGGCTGGGTGTGCGCGGTCGAGGGTGCCACCCTCGACTGGATCGACCGCCCGGAACTGCCCCGCGACACCATGCGCGACCTGCTCGTCAAGATGCTGGGCGGCTCGCTGCGCGCCATCGAGGAACTCGCGCCGGCCTATCTCGCGCCGGAGCCGGCCCGCCGGGACACTTGA
- a CDS encoding glycoside hydrolase family 18 protein, which translates to MLRPHSPRVPVRTLVAATCCAALGAGLLAGAGTATATSAKPDSQQPAPSAARSKVVGYFIDWGIYGRKYYVKNIETSGSAKKLTHINYAFGNVVDGKCALGDAWADTDKPFTAEESVDGVADTADQPLSGNFNQLLKLKKLHPNLKIVWSFGGWTWSGGFGEAAKDPEAFANSCYDLVENSRWKEVFDGIDIDWEYPNACGLTCDTSGSEAFEDLMAALRKRFGKKELVTAAITADAKPGGKIDAADYAGAAKYVDWYNPMTYDYFGAWDSTTAPHSPLYPYPGIADKHFNTAATIRKLKGLGIPSSKLLLGIGFYGRGWTGVTRSAPGGTATGPAAGTYEAGYEDYKVLKETCPANGIVGGTAYAKCGDDWWSYDTPRTIKGKMAYKDAQGLGGTFFWELSGDTADGELIKAIK; encoded by the coding sequence ATGCTCAGACCGCACAGCCCCCGCGTCCCCGTCAGGACGCTCGTCGCCGCCACGTGTTGCGCCGCCCTCGGCGCCGGGCTCCTCGCCGGAGCGGGCACCGCGACCGCCACGTCCGCGAAGCCCGACTCCCAGCAACCCGCGCCCAGTGCCGCCCGGTCCAAGGTCGTCGGCTACTTCATCGACTGGGGCATCTACGGCCGCAAGTACTACGTCAAGAACATCGAGACGTCCGGCTCGGCGAAGAAGCTCACGCACATCAACTACGCCTTCGGGAACGTCGTCGACGGCAAGTGCGCCCTCGGCGACGCCTGGGCGGACACCGACAAGCCCTTCACCGCCGAGGAGTCCGTGGACGGCGTCGCGGACACCGCGGACCAGCCGCTGAGCGGCAACTTCAACCAGCTGCTCAAGTTGAAGAAGCTGCACCCGAACCTCAAGATCGTGTGGTCGTTCGGCGGCTGGACCTGGTCCGGCGGCTTCGGTGAGGCGGCGAAGGACCCGGAGGCCTTCGCGAACTCCTGCTACGACCTCGTCGAGAACTCCAGGTGGAAGGAGGTCTTCGACGGGATCGACATCGACTGGGAGTACCCCAACGCCTGCGGCCTCACCTGCGACACCAGCGGCAGCGAGGCCTTCGAGGACCTGATGGCCGCACTGCGCAAACGATTCGGCAAGAAGGAGCTCGTCACCGCGGCGATCACGGCCGACGCCAAGCCCGGCGGCAAGATCGACGCGGCGGACTACGCGGGCGCCGCGAAGTACGTCGACTGGTACAACCCGATGACGTACGACTACTTCGGCGCGTGGGACTCGACCACCGCCCCGCACTCGCCGCTGTACCCCTACCCGGGCATCGCCGACAAGCACTTCAACACCGCCGCCACCATCCGGAAGCTGAAGGGCCTCGGCATCCCGTCCTCCAAGCTGCTGCTCGGCATCGGCTTCTACGGCCGCGGCTGGACCGGGGTCACCCGGTCGGCGCCCGGCGGCACGGCGACCGGCCCGGCGGCGGGAACGTACGAGGCGGGCTACGAGGACTACAAGGTGCTCAAGGAGACCTGCCCGGCCAACGGGATCGTCGGCGGCACGGCGTACGCCAAGTGCGGTGACGACTGGTGGAGTTACGACACCCCGCGGACCATCAAGGGGAAGATGGCGTACAAGGACGCACAGGGCCTCGGCGGCACCTTCTTCTGGGAGTTGAGCGGCGACACCGCCGACGGTGAGCTGATCAAGGCGATCAAGTAA
- a CDS encoding acyl-CoA dehydrogenase family protein, translating into MPDRAAQPVDRQLPTEEARDLISLVREIAQREIAPHAAEEEDAGRFPRELFGLLSESGLLGLPYDAEHGGGDQPYEVYLQALEELATARLTVGLGVSVHTLACHALANYGTKEQQIEHLTAMLGGRLLGAYCLSEPSSGSDAASLRTKAVRDGEDWVISGTKAWITHGGIADFYTVMARTGGEGSGSRGITAFLVPGDAEGLSAAAPEKKMGMKGSPTAQLHFDGVRVADSRRIGEEGQGFAIALSALDSGRLGIAACAIGVAQAALDEAVAYATGRQQFGRPISDFQGLRFMLADMATQVEAGRALYLSAARLRDAGRPFSKQAAMAKLLCTDAAMKVTTDAVQILGGYGYTADFPTERYMREAKVLQIVEGTNQIQRMVIARHLAGPESR; encoded by the coding sequence ATGCCCGACCGCGCCGCGCAGCCGGTGGACCGTCAACTGCCCACGGAAGAGGCCCGGGATCTGATCTCGCTCGTCCGTGAGATCGCGCAGCGAGAGATCGCCCCGCACGCGGCCGAGGAGGAGGACGCCGGCCGCTTCCCTCGTGAACTCTTCGGCCTGCTCTCCGAGTCGGGACTGCTCGGCCTGCCGTACGACGCGGAACACGGCGGTGGAGACCAGCCGTACGAGGTCTATCTGCAGGCGCTGGAAGAGCTGGCGACGGCACGTCTCACCGTCGGCCTCGGGGTCAGCGTCCACACCCTCGCCTGCCACGCCCTCGCCAACTACGGCACCAAGGAGCAGCAGATCGAGCATCTGACGGCGATGCTCGGCGGCCGTCTGCTCGGTGCGTACTGCCTCTCCGAGCCCTCGTCCGGCTCGGACGCCGCGTCCCTGCGGACCAAGGCCGTCCGCGACGGCGAGGACTGGGTGATCAGCGGCACCAAGGCCTGGATCACTCACGGCGGCATCGCGGACTTCTACACGGTGATGGCCCGCACGGGCGGCGAGGGCTCCGGTTCCCGGGGCATCACGGCCTTCCTGGTGCCGGGTGACGCCGAGGGCCTGAGCGCCGCGGCACCCGAGAAGAAGATGGGCATGAAGGGCTCACCCACCGCGCAGCTCCACTTCGACGGGGTGCGCGTCGCCGACAGCCGGCGCATCGGCGAGGAGGGCCAGGGCTTCGCGATCGCCCTGTCCGCGCTCGACTCCGGGCGCCTCGGCATCGCGGCCTGCGCGATCGGCGTGGCCCAGGCGGCACTGGACGAAGCGGTCGCCTACGCCACCGGGCGGCAGCAGTTCGGACGGCCGATCTCCGACTTCCAGGGGCTGCGCTTCATGCTCGCGGACATGGCGACACAGGTGGAGGCGGGCCGCGCGCTCTACCTCTCCGCCGCGCGGCTGCGCGACGCGGGCAGGCCGTTCTCCAAGCAGGCGGCCATGGCGAAGCTGCTGTGCACCGACGCCGCGATGAAGGTCACCACGGACGCCGTCCAGATCCTCGGCGGATACGGATACACGGCGGACTTCCCCACCGAGCGGTACATGCGCGAGGCCAAGGTGCTCCAGATCGTCGAGGGCACCAATCAGATCCAGCGGATGGTCA